The Osmerus eperlanus chromosome 7, fOsmEpe2.1, whole genome shotgun sequence genome includes a region encoding these proteins:
- the pou2f2b gene encoding POU class 2 homeobox 2a isoform X2, translated as MFVPLPCRSCFRELPLTSTPGVSSPRWPPRSNSDIRMSKPAEVEKPGVDSPMESTDSERNGPDSNHQVQPMKINPFPLSPTMSGSESKMEDCGEMAPVPLPSHGPAPSHGPAPSQTALQQHPQLMLTGSQIAGLTALLPAQQQLLLQQAQAQLLAAAVQQSSAAHAAHAAHAAAQANQQAQAAAAANQQAKQQQHHAGQTGQQSQSQGQSTQEQTGQSVSVPPPPPQLTLSQPIQLTAQDIQQLLQLQQLVLVPGHPLQSPAQFLLPQAQQGQQGLLSTPNLIPLPQQNQGGLLSAPTRLGLQAQRDKGVEVGGGGGVTTVSSVTSHPEEPSDLEELEQFARTFKQRRIKLGFTQGDVGLAMGKLYGNDFSQTTISRFEALNLSFKNMCKLKPLLEKWLNDAEIMSIDSTLPSPSSLSSSSMGFEGLPGRRRKKRTSIETNVRVALERAFITNQKPTSEEILMIAEQLNMEKEVIRVWFCNRRQKEKRINPNSSTPPLPSQAPSAPQTHKPPCYNPHMLSSQLSQAVTSLSTTVTTMSSTCPLTSSLSSAHPCLSSSPVTPPPRSTASPATPSHSTLNLNTGLWRMGKKNGDVSSYISDFAANLRNTVMGVNTGMNQALLGNNPLATIQALAASGGQLPLSSLEGGSKVLMGGTGGQGGCLPSSIFLNHPALLHMGQNPGAGLVSSAVAKASQSSPFPSASSVSPTPCSPSPCSSPASSCSSSELAHSPPSLGGAKIE; from the exons ATGTTTGTTCCCTTGCCGTGCCGTTCGTGTTTCAGAGAACTGCCCCTGACCTCAACGCCTGGCGTCTCAAGTCCCCGCTGGCCCCCACGTTCTAACTCCG ATATAAGGATGTCAAAGCCAGCAGAGGTGGAGAAACCAGGAGTCGACTCTCCAATGGAGAGCACAG ATTCAGAACGAAACGGCCCCGACTCCAATCATCAG GTTCAGCCAATGAAAATCAACCCCTTTCCCCTTTCTCCCACCATGAGTGGCagcgag AGTAAGATGGAAGATTGTGGTGAAATGGCCCcggttcctctcccctctcatggccccgccccctctcatGGACCCGCCCCCTCACAGACAGCCCTCCAGCAACATCCACAGCTCATGCTGACTGGCTCCCAGATAGCaggg cTGACGGCTCTCTtgccagcacagcagcagctcctcctccagcaagcTCAGGCTCAGCTATTGGCTGCAGCCGTGCAGCAGTCCAGCGCCGCCCACGCTGCCCACGCCGCCCACGCCGCAGCCCAGGCCAATCAGCAAGCTCAGGCAGccgcagcagccaatcagcaggccaagcagcagcagcatcatgCGGGACAGACAGGGCAGCAGAGCCAGTCCCAGGGACAGAGCACGCAGGAACAGACAGGCCAAAGTGTCTCTGTCCCACCCCCGCCACCTCAGCTCACCCTCTCCCAGCCAATCCAGCTCACCGCCCAG GACATCCAGCAGCTGCTGCAGCTACAGCAACTAGTGCTGGTCCCCGGCcaccccctccagtcccccgcCCAGTTCCTCCTCCCGCAGGCGCAGCAGGGGCAGCAAG gACTACTATCTACACCAAATCTTATTCCACTACCTCAGCAGAACCAAGGGGGCCTCCTGTCGGCTCCGACCAGGCTGGGTCTCCAAGCACAG AGAGATAAGGGCGTGGAGGTCGGCGGTGGCGGGGGAGTGACCACTGTCTCCTCGGTGACCTCTCACCCCGAGGAGCCTAGCGACCTGGAAGAGCTGGAGCAGTTCGCGCGCACCTTTAAACAGAGGCGCATCAAGCTCGGcttcacacag ggggaTGTGGGCCTGGCCATGGGGAAGCTGTATGGTAATGACTTCAGCCAGACCACCATCTCCCGCTTCGAGGCCCTCAACCTGAGCTTCAAGAACATGTGCAAGCTGAAGCCCCTGCTGGAGAAGTGGCTGAACGATGCAG agATCATGTCCATAGACAGCACCctgcccagccccagctccttGTCTTCTTCCTCTATGGGCTTCGAGGGGTTGCCAGGCCGACGCAGGAAAAAGAGAACCAGCATTGAGACCAACGTACGCGTGGCCCTGGAGCGCGCCTTcatcacg AACCAGAAGCCTACCTCAGAGGAGATCCTGATGATTGCCGAGCAGCTCAACATGGAGAAGGAGGTGATCCGTGTCTGGTTCTGCAACCGCCGGCAGAAAGAGAAGCGCATCAACCCCAacagctccacccctcccctgcccagccAGGCCCCCAGCGCCCCCCAGACGCACAAGCCCCCCTGCTACAACCCCCACATG TTGTCCAGTCAGCTGTCCCAGGCTGTGACCAGCCTCAGCACAACCGTGACCACCatgtcctccacctgccccctgacctccagcctcAGCTCCGCCCACCCCTGTCTCAGCTCCTCCCCcgtgacccctcccccccgcagCACAGCCAGCCCAGCCACTCCCAGCCACAGCACACTGAACCTCAACACAGG CTTGTGGCGTATGGGTAAGAAGAACGGAGATGTTTCGAGCTACATCAGCGATTTTGCTGCAAACTTGAG GAACACTGTGATGGGAGTTAACACAGGGATGAACCAAGCTCTCCTCGGCAACAACCCACTGGCCACTATACAAG ccctagCAGCCAGTGGTGGCCAGCTGCCTCTTTCCAGTCTTGAGGGGGGCAGCAAGGTGCTGATGGGGGGCACTGGGGGACAAGGAGGCTgccttccctcctccatcttcctcaaccaccctgccctcctacaCATGGGCCAGAATCCCGGCGCTGGATTGGTCAGCAGCGCCGTAGCCAAagcctcccagtcctcccctttCCCGTCCGCCAGCAGCGTCAGccccaccccctgctccccctccccctgctcaagccccgcctcctcctgctcctccagcgaATTGGCACACAGCCCACCTTCTCTGGGAGGAGCCAAGATCGAGTGA
- the pou2f2b gene encoding POU class 2 homeobox 2a isoform X3: MAGIETFTDGSTDIRMSKPAEVEKPGVDSPMESTDSERNGPDSNHQVQPMKINPFPLSPTMSGSESKMEDCGEMAPVPLPSHGPAPSHGPAPSQTALQQHPQLMLTGSQIAGLTALLPAQQQLLLQQAQAQLLAAAVQQSSAAHAAHAAHAAAQANQQAQAAAAANQQAKQQQHHAGQTGQQSQSQGQSTQEQTGQSVSVPPPPPQLTLSQPIQLTAQDIQQLLQLQQLVLVPGHPLQSPAQFLLPQAQQGQQGLLSTPNLIPLPQQNQGGLLSAPTRLGLQAQRDKGVEVGGGGGVTTVSSVTSHPEEPSDLEELEQFARTFKQRRIKLGFTQGDVGLAMGKLYGNDFSQTTISRFEALNLSFKNMCKLKPLLEKWLNDAEIMSIDSTLPSPSSLSSSSMGFEGLPGRRRKKRTSIETNVRVALERAFITQNQKPTSEEILMIAEQLNMEKEVIRVWFCNRRQKEKRINPNSSTPPLPSQAPSAPQTHKPPCYNPHMLSSQLSQAVTSLSTTVTTMSSTCPLTSSLSSAHPCLSSSPVTPPPRSTASPATPSHSTLNLNTGLWRMGKKNGDVSSYISDFAANLRNTVMGVNTGMNQALLGNNPLATIQALAASGGQLPLSSLEGGSKVLMGGTGGQGGCLPSSIFLNHPALLHMGQNPGAGLVSSAVAKASQSSPFPSASSVSPTPCSPSPCSSPASSCSSSELAHSPPSLGGAKIE; the protein is encoded by the exons ATATAAGGATGTCAAAGCCAGCAGAGGTGGAGAAACCAGGAGTCGACTCTCCAATGGAGAGCACAG ATTCAGAACGAAACGGCCCCGACTCCAATCATCAG GTTCAGCCAATGAAAATCAACCCCTTTCCCCTTTCTCCCACCATGAGTGGCagcgag AGTAAGATGGAAGATTGTGGTGAAATGGCCCcggttcctctcccctctcatggccccgccccctctcatGGACCCGCCCCCTCACAGACAGCCCTCCAGCAACATCCACAGCTCATGCTGACTGGCTCCCAGATAGCaggg cTGACGGCTCTCTtgccagcacagcagcagctcctcctccagcaagcTCAGGCTCAGCTATTGGCTGCAGCCGTGCAGCAGTCCAGCGCCGCCCACGCTGCCCACGCCGCCCACGCCGCAGCCCAGGCCAATCAGCAAGCTCAGGCAGccgcagcagccaatcagcaggccaagcagcagcagcatcatgCGGGACAGACAGGGCAGCAGAGCCAGTCCCAGGGACAGAGCACGCAGGAACAGACAGGCCAAAGTGTCTCTGTCCCACCCCCGCCACCTCAGCTCACCCTCTCCCAGCCAATCCAGCTCACCGCCCAG GACATCCAGCAGCTGCTGCAGCTACAGCAACTAGTGCTGGTCCCCGGCcaccccctccagtcccccgcCCAGTTCCTCCTCCCGCAGGCGCAGCAGGGGCAGCAAG gACTACTATCTACACCAAATCTTATTCCACTACCTCAGCAGAACCAAGGGGGCCTCCTGTCGGCTCCGACCAGGCTGGGTCTCCAAGCACAG AGAGATAAGGGCGTGGAGGTCGGCGGTGGCGGGGGAGTGACCACTGTCTCCTCGGTGACCTCTCACCCCGAGGAGCCTAGCGACCTGGAAGAGCTGGAGCAGTTCGCGCGCACCTTTAAACAGAGGCGCATCAAGCTCGGcttcacacag ggggaTGTGGGCCTGGCCATGGGGAAGCTGTATGGTAATGACTTCAGCCAGACCACCATCTCCCGCTTCGAGGCCCTCAACCTGAGCTTCAAGAACATGTGCAAGCTGAAGCCCCTGCTGGAGAAGTGGCTGAACGATGCAG agATCATGTCCATAGACAGCACCctgcccagccccagctccttGTCTTCTTCCTCTATGGGCTTCGAGGGGTTGCCAGGCCGACGCAGGAAAAAGAGAACCAGCATTGAGACCAACGTACGCGTGGCCCTGGAGCGCGCCTTcatcacg cagAACCAGAAGCCTACCTCAGAGGAGATCCTGATGATTGCCGAGCAGCTCAACATGGAGAAGGAGGTGATCCGTGTCTGGTTCTGCAACCGCCGGCAGAAAGAGAAGCGCATCAACCCCAacagctccacccctcccctgcccagccAGGCCCCCAGCGCCCCCCAGACGCACAAGCCCCCCTGCTACAACCCCCACATG TTGTCCAGTCAGCTGTCCCAGGCTGTGACCAGCCTCAGCACAACCGTGACCACCatgtcctccacctgccccctgacctccagcctcAGCTCCGCCCACCCCTGTCTCAGCTCCTCCCCcgtgacccctcccccccgcagCACAGCCAGCCCAGCCACTCCCAGCCACAGCACACTGAACCTCAACACAGG CTTGTGGCGTATGGGTAAGAAGAACGGAGATGTTTCGAGCTACATCAGCGATTTTGCTGCAAACTTGAG GAACACTGTGATGGGAGTTAACACAGGGATGAACCAAGCTCTCCTCGGCAACAACCCACTGGCCACTATACAAG ccctagCAGCCAGTGGTGGCCAGCTGCCTCTTTCCAGTCTTGAGGGGGGCAGCAAGGTGCTGATGGGGGGCACTGGGGGACAAGGAGGCTgccttccctcctccatcttcctcaaccaccctgccctcctacaCATGGGCCAGAATCCCGGCGCTGGATTGGTCAGCAGCGCCGTAGCCAAagcctcccagtcctcccctttCCCGTCCGCCAGCAGCGTCAGccccaccccctgctccccctccccctgctcaagccccgcctcctcctgctcctccagcgaATTGGCACACAGCCCACCTTCTCTGGGAGGAGCCAAGATCGAGTGA
- the pou2f2b gene encoding POU class 2 homeobox 2a isoform X1, whose translation MFVPLPCRSCFRELPLTSTPGVSSPRWPPRSNSDIRMSKPAEVEKPGVDSPMESTDSERNGPDSNHQVQPMKINPFPLSPTMSGSESKMEDCGEMAPVPLPSHGPAPSHGPAPSQTALQQHPQLMLTGSQIAGLTALLPAQQQLLLQQAQAQLLAAAVQQSSAAHAAHAAHAAAQANQQAQAAAAANQQAKQQQHHAGQTGQQSQSQGQSTQEQTGQSVSVPPPPPQLTLSQPIQLTAQDIQQLLQLQQLVLVPGHPLQSPAQFLLPQAQQGQQGLLSTPNLIPLPQQNQGGLLSAPTRLGLQAQRDKGVEVGGGGGVTTVSSVTSHPEEPSDLEELEQFARTFKQRRIKLGFTQGDVGLAMGKLYGNDFSQTTISRFEALNLSFKNMCKLKPLLEKWLNDAEIMSIDSTLPSPSSLSSSSMGFEGLPGRRRKKRTSIETNVRVALERAFITQNQKPTSEEILMIAEQLNMEKEVIRVWFCNRRQKEKRINPNSSTPPLPSQAPSAPQTHKPPCYNPHMLSSQLSQAVTSLSTTVTTMSSTCPLTSSLSSAHPCLSSSPVTPPPRSTASPATPSHSTLNLNTGLWRMGKKNGDVSSYISDFAANLRNTVMGVNTGMNQALLGNNPLATIQALAASGGQLPLSSLEGGSKVLMGGTGGQGGCLPSSIFLNHPALLHMGQNPGAGLVSSAVAKASQSSPFPSASSVSPTPCSPSPCSSPASSCSSSELAHSPPSLGGAKIE comes from the exons ATGTTTGTTCCCTTGCCGTGCCGTTCGTGTTTCAGAGAACTGCCCCTGACCTCAACGCCTGGCGTCTCAAGTCCCCGCTGGCCCCCACGTTCTAACTCCG ATATAAGGATGTCAAAGCCAGCAGAGGTGGAGAAACCAGGAGTCGACTCTCCAATGGAGAGCACAG ATTCAGAACGAAACGGCCCCGACTCCAATCATCAG GTTCAGCCAATGAAAATCAACCCCTTTCCCCTTTCTCCCACCATGAGTGGCagcgag AGTAAGATGGAAGATTGTGGTGAAATGGCCCcggttcctctcccctctcatggccccgccccctctcatGGACCCGCCCCCTCACAGACAGCCCTCCAGCAACATCCACAGCTCATGCTGACTGGCTCCCAGATAGCaggg cTGACGGCTCTCTtgccagcacagcagcagctcctcctccagcaagcTCAGGCTCAGCTATTGGCTGCAGCCGTGCAGCAGTCCAGCGCCGCCCACGCTGCCCACGCCGCCCACGCCGCAGCCCAGGCCAATCAGCAAGCTCAGGCAGccgcagcagccaatcagcaggccaagcagcagcagcatcatgCGGGACAGACAGGGCAGCAGAGCCAGTCCCAGGGACAGAGCACGCAGGAACAGACAGGCCAAAGTGTCTCTGTCCCACCCCCGCCACCTCAGCTCACCCTCTCCCAGCCAATCCAGCTCACCGCCCAG GACATCCAGCAGCTGCTGCAGCTACAGCAACTAGTGCTGGTCCCCGGCcaccccctccagtcccccgcCCAGTTCCTCCTCCCGCAGGCGCAGCAGGGGCAGCAAG gACTACTATCTACACCAAATCTTATTCCACTACCTCAGCAGAACCAAGGGGGCCTCCTGTCGGCTCCGACCAGGCTGGGTCTCCAAGCACAG AGAGATAAGGGCGTGGAGGTCGGCGGTGGCGGGGGAGTGACCACTGTCTCCTCGGTGACCTCTCACCCCGAGGAGCCTAGCGACCTGGAAGAGCTGGAGCAGTTCGCGCGCACCTTTAAACAGAGGCGCATCAAGCTCGGcttcacacag ggggaTGTGGGCCTGGCCATGGGGAAGCTGTATGGTAATGACTTCAGCCAGACCACCATCTCCCGCTTCGAGGCCCTCAACCTGAGCTTCAAGAACATGTGCAAGCTGAAGCCCCTGCTGGAGAAGTGGCTGAACGATGCAG agATCATGTCCATAGACAGCACCctgcccagccccagctccttGTCTTCTTCCTCTATGGGCTTCGAGGGGTTGCCAGGCCGACGCAGGAAAAAGAGAACCAGCATTGAGACCAACGTACGCGTGGCCCTGGAGCGCGCCTTcatcacg cagAACCAGAAGCCTACCTCAGAGGAGATCCTGATGATTGCCGAGCAGCTCAACATGGAGAAGGAGGTGATCCGTGTCTGGTTCTGCAACCGCCGGCAGAAAGAGAAGCGCATCAACCCCAacagctccacccctcccctgcccagccAGGCCCCCAGCGCCCCCCAGACGCACAAGCCCCCCTGCTACAACCCCCACATG TTGTCCAGTCAGCTGTCCCAGGCTGTGACCAGCCTCAGCACAACCGTGACCACCatgtcctccacctgccccctgacctccagcctcAGCTCCGCCCACCCCTGTCTCAGCTCCTCCCCcgtgacccctcccccccgcagCACAGCCAGCCCAGCCACTCCCAGCCACAGCACACTGAACCTCAACACAGG CTTGTGGCGTATGGGTAAGAAGAACGGAGATGTTTCGAGCTACATCAGCGATTTTGCTGCAAACTTGAG GAACACTGTGATGGGAGTTAACACAGGGATGAACCAAGCTCTCCTCGGCAACAACCCACTGGCCACTATACAAG ccctagCAGCCAGTGGTGGCCAGCTGCCTCTTTCCAGTCTTGAGGGGGGCAGCAAGGTGCTGATGGGGGGCACTGGGGGACAAGGAGGCTgccttccctcctccatcttcctcaaccaccctgccctcctacaCATGGGCCAGAATCCCGGCGCTGGATTGGTCAGCAGCGCCGTAGCCAAagcctcccagtcctcccctttCCCGTCCGCCAGCAGCGTCAGccccaccccctgctccccctccccctgctcaagccccgcctcctcctgctcctccagcgaATTGGCACACAGCCCACCTTCTCTGGGAGGAGCCAAGATCGAGTGA
- the pou2f2b gene encoding POU class 2 homeobox 2a isoform X4 — MFVPLPCRSCFRELPLTSTPGVSSPRWPPRSNSDIRMSKPAEVEKPGVDSPMESTDSERNGPDSNHQVQPMKINPFPLSPTMSGSESKMEDCGEMAPVPLPSHGPAPSHGPAPSQTALQQHPQLMLTGSQIAGLTALLPAQQQLLLQQAQAQLLAAAVQQSSAAHAAHAAHAAAQANQQAQAAAAANQQAKQQQHHAGQTGQQSQSQGQSTQEQTGQSVSVPPPPPQLTLSQPIQLTAQDIQQLLQLQQLVLVPGHPLQSPAQFLLPQAQQGQQGLLSTPNLIPLPQQNQGGLLSAPTRLGLQAQRDKGVEVGGGGGVTTVSSVTSHPEEPSDLEELEQFARTFKQRRIKLGFTQGDVGLAMGKLYGNDFSQTTISRFEALNLSFKNMCKLKPLLEKWLNDAEIMSIDSTLPSPSSLSSSSMGFEGLPGRRRKKRTSIETNVRVALERAFITQNQKPTSEEILMIAEQLNMEKEVIRVWFCNRRQKEKRINPNSSTPPLPSQAPSAPQTHKPPCYNPHMLSSQLSQAVTSLSTTVTTMSSTCPLTSSLSSAHPCLSSSPVTPPPRSTASPATPSHSTLNLNTGLWRMGKKNGDVSSYISDFAANLSPSSQWWPAASFQS, encoded by the exons ATGTTTGTTCCCTTGCCGTGCCGTTCGTGTTTCAGAGAACTGCCCCTGACCTCAACGCCTGGCGTCTCAAGTCCCCGCTGGCCCCCACGTTCTAACTCCG ATATAAGGATGTCAAAGCCAGCAGAGGTGGAGAAACCAGGAGTCGACTCTCCAATGGAGAGCACAG ATTCAGAACGAAACGGCCCCGACTCCAATCATCAG GTTCAGCCAATGAAAATCAACCCCTTTCCCCTTTCTCCCACCATGAGTGGCagcgag AGTAAGATGGAAGATTGTGGTGAAATGGCCCcggttcctctcccctctcatggccccgccccctctcatGGACCCGCCCCCTCACAGACAGCCCTCCAGCAACATCCACAGCTCATGCTGACTGGCTCCCAGATAGCaggg cTGACGGCTCTCTtgccagcacagcagcagctcctcctccagcaagcTCAGGCTCAGCTATTGGCTGCAGCCGTGCAGCAGTCCAGCGCCGCCCACGCTGCCCACGCCGCCCACGCCGCAGCCCAGGCCAATCAGCAAGCTCAGGCAGccgcagcagccaatcagcaggccaagcagcagcagcatcatgCGGGACAGACAGGGCAGCAGAGCCAGTCCCAGGGACAGAGCACGCAGGAACAGACAGGCCAAAGTGTCTCTGTCCCACCCCCGCCACCTCAGCTCACCCTCTCCCAGCCAATCCAGCTCACCGCCCAG GACATCCAGCAGCTGCTGCAGCTACAGCAACTAGTGCTGGTCCCCGGCcaccccctccagtcccccgcCCAGTTCCTCCTCCCGCAGGCGCAGCAGGGGCAGCAAG gACTACTATCTACACCAAATCTTATTCCACTACCTCAGCAGAACCAAGGGGGCCTCCTGTCGGCTCCGACCAGGCTGGGTCTCCAAGCACAG AGAGATAAGGGCGTGGAGGTCGGCGGTGGCGGGGGAGTGACCACTGTCTCCTCGGTGACCTCTCACCCCGAGGAGCCTAGCGACCTGGAAGAGCTGGAGCAGTTCGCGCGCACCTTTAAACAGAGGCGCATCAAGCTCGGcttcacacag ggggaTGTGGGCCTGGCCATGGGGAAGCTGTATGGTAATGACTTCAGCCAGACCACCATCTCCCGCTTCGAGGCCCTCAACCTGAGCTTCAAGAACATGTGCAAGCTGAAGCCCCTGCTGGAGAAGTGGCTGAACGATGCAG agATCATGTCCATAGACAGCACCctgcccagccccagctccttGTCTTCTTCCTCTATGGGCTTCGAGGGGTTGCCAGGCCGACGCAGGAAAAAGAGAACCAGCATTGAGACCAACGTACGCGTGGCCCTGGAGCGCGCCTTcatcacg cagAACCAGAAGCCTACCTCAGAGGAGATCCTGATGATTGCCGAGCAGCTCAACATGGAGAAGGAGGTGATCCGTGTCTGGTTCTGCAACCGCCGGCAGAAAGAGAAGCGCATCAACCCCAacagctccacccctcccctgcccagccAGGCCCCCAGCGCCCCCCAGACGCACAAGCCCCCCTGCTACAACCCCCACATG TTGTCCAGTCAGCTGTCCCAGGCTGTGACCAGCCTCAGCACAACCGTGACCACCatgtcctccacctgccccctgacctccagcctcAGCTCCGCCCACCCCTGTCTCAGCTCCTCCCCcgtgacccctcccccccgcagCACAGCCAGCCCAGCCACTCCCAGCCACAGCACACTGAACCTCAACACAGG CTTGTGGCGTATGGGTAAGAAGAACGGAGATGTTTCGAGCTACATCAGCGATTTTGCTGCAAACTTGAG ccctagCAGCCAGTGGTGGCCAGCTGCCTCTTTCCAGTCTTGA